A DNA window from Molothrus ater isolate BHLD 08-10-18 breed brown headed cowbird chromosome 2, BPBGC_Mater_1.1, whole genome shotgun sequence contains the following coding sequences:
- the TNFSF11 gene encoding tumor necrosis factor ligand superfamily member 11 has protein sequence MRRASRDYTKYLRGSEELGSGAAHESAPAPPPPPPPAHPHPPPASRSLLAALVLLGLGQVVCSVALFLYFRAQMDPTRISKDHAHCVRTLFGHQESTDLHDASFESQEVKLMPESCRSVKQAFQRAVQREVHRAMGRTPPRPEKAAMEALGLELYKRNKPEKQPFAHLIIDDKNIPSGTGKVNLTSWHHDKGQANLSNMTFNDGKLIVNQDGFYYLYANICFRHHETSGNLTKRGLQLMVYVIKTNVKIRRFDVLMKGGSTKYWSGNSEFHFYSVNVGGFFKLKSREMISIQVSNPLLLDSSQEATYFGAFKVRDLD, from the exons ATGCGTCGCGCCAGCCGAGACTACACCAAGTACTTGCGCGGCTCCGAGGAGCTGGGCAGCGGCGCCGCCCACGAGAGcgccccggcgccgccgccgcccccgccgcccgcgcaCCCGCACCCGCCGCCCGCGTCCCGCTCCCTGCTCGCCGCCCTCGTCCTCCTGGGGCTCGGGCAGGTGGTCTGCAGCGTCGCCCTCTTCCTCTACTTTCGAGCTCAG aTGGACCCTACTAGAATTTCAAAAGATCATGCACACTGTGTCAGAACACTTTTTGGACACCAGGAAAGTACAGATTTGCATGATGCCTCCTTTGAAAGTCAAGAAGTGAAGTTAATGCCAGAATCCTGTAGAAGTGTGAAACAGGCTTTCCaaagggctgtgcagagg GAAGTCCACCGTGCTATGGGAAGAACGCCACCAAGACCAGAAAAAG CTGCAATGGAGGCATTAGGACTTGAACTGTACAAGAGGAACAAACCTGAGAAGCAACCATTTGCCCATCTCATTATTGATGATAAGAATATTCCATCTG GAACTGGCAAAGTGAACCTCACATCCTGGCATCATGACAAAGGCCAGGCAAACTTATCAAATATGACATTCAACGATGGAAAACTGATTGTTAATCAAGATGGATTTTACTATCTTTATGCCAATATTTGTTTTAGACATCATGAAACTTCAGGAAACTTGACTAAAAGAGGGCTTCAGTTGATGGTTTATGTGATAAAAACAAACGTTAAAATAAGGCGCTTTGATGTGTTGATGAAGGGAGGAAGCACCAAATACTGGTCAGGGaattcagaatttcatttttattctgtaaatgtagggggattttttaaattaaaatccagaGAAATGATAAGTATCCAGGTATCAAACCCATTGCTACTGGATTCTTCGCAAGAAGCAACTTACTTTGGAGCATTTAAAGTTAGGGATTTAGATTGA